In the genome of Nitrospira japonica, one region contains:
- a CDS encoding peptidylprolyl isomerase: MAMSREILRIHQYKPGLPPARPACYIRRVTMEFKKIDPRATITTKFGEIKIRFYPDAAPRHVENFMNLAKMGFFDGTTFHRIVPGFVIQGGDPLSKTADRRSHGSGGPGYWLNPELSDRPHKRGAVSMAKTPRDGSSTRDFNDNGSQFFICLDDNSGLDRRYSVFGEVFRGLDVIDKIAALPRDEFDNPLEAVTMTVTVKD; the protein is encoded by the coding sequence ATGGCCATGTCACGTGAAATATTGCGCATTCACCAGTACAAACCGGGCTTGCCTCCGGCAAGACCGGCTTGTTACATTCGGCGCGTGACGATGGAATTCAAAAAGATCGATCCCCGAGCCACGATCACGACCAAGTTCGGCGAGATCAAGATCCGCTTTTACCCCGACGCCGCCCCTCGGCACGTCGAAAACTTCATGAACCTGGCGAAAATGGGATTCTTCGACGGGACCACGTTTCACCGGATCGTGCCGGGCTTCGTCATTCAGGGCGGCGATCCGTTGAGCAAGACAGCCGACCGACGCAGCCATGGATCCGGAGGGCCCGGCTACTGGCTGAACCCCGAACTGAGCGACAGGCCGCACAAGCGTGGCGCCGTCTCCATGGCGAAGACGCCGCGCGACGGCAGCAGCACCCGGGACTTCAACGACAACGGATCGCAGTTCTTCATCTGCCTGGACGACAACAGCGGCCTCGACCGCCGCTACAGTGTTTTTGGGGAGGTGTTTCGAGGATTGGACGTGATCGACAAGATCGCCGCCCTCCCGCGCGATGAATTCGACAATCCGCTCGAGGCGGTCACGATGACCGTGACGGTAAAAGACTAG
- a CDS encoding MFS transporter — MTRHSITSTPIRWLILGLLFLTSVVTYIDRVNISVAARHMMPAFGLTDQEMGWVFSAFVAGYALFQIPGGWLADRWGARAVLTGALLWWSVCSAFTALAATSVLADVAGILGALIIVRFLLGVGEAVALPCFNRAVANWMPADARGIGIGIAIGGIGLGSAVTPPIAAWVMVNWGWHIVFYLSAAVGLAMALIWWTLARNDPDEHPWVKNLSTNGPAEQPLHPQPQSDDAVPWRRLARTPTVWWLVLSYTCLGYVAYLYLSWFYLYLVNVRGFDVLRGGLHGAAPFLAMLIGCPAGGWVTDRLAARYGVTAGRGIAGIGGMAAAGCAIIAGAFAVSPLIAIASLSVGAGCLYFTVGAYWASTTDLSKAHAGTLSGLMNTGANVGGAISPVLTPWIAGHWGWPISLAAAGFVAFTGAALWLRIKPGDGLRHVQC; from the coding sequence GTGACCAGACACTCCATCACATCGACACCGATCCGCTGGCTCATTCTCGGACTCCTGTTTCTGACCAGTGTGGTGACCTACATCGATCGCGTGAACATCTCGGTCGCGGCCCGCCACATGATGCCCGCGTTCGGGTTGACCGATCAGGAGATGGGCTGGGTGTTCTCCGCCTTCGTGGCCGGCTATGCGCTCTTTCAAATTCCGGGTGGATGGTTGGCGGACCGGTGGGGCGCGAGAGCAGTGCTCACGGGCGCGCTGCTCTGGTGGTCGGTTTGCTCGGCCTTCACCGCCTTGGCGGCCACCTCGGTCCTGGCCGACGTCGCCGGCATTCTCGGCGCGCTCATCATCGTGCGGTTCCTACTCGGCGTCGGTGAGGCCGTGGCCCTGCCCTGCTTCAATCGGGCCGTCGCCAATTGGATGCCAGCCGACGCGCGCGGCATCGGAATCGGCATCGCCATCGGCGGCATCGGCTTGGGCTCGGCCGTTACGCCCCCCATCGCCGCCTGGGTGATGGTCAACTGGGGCTGGCACATTGTCTTCTATCTCTCCGCAGCCGTCGGCCTGGCCATGGCGTTGATCTGGTGGACGCTGGCCCGTAACGATCCGGACGAGCATCCGTGGGTGAAAAACTTGTCGACGAACGGGCCGGCGGAACAGCCGCTTCACCCGCAGCCTCAGTCGGACGATGCCGTGCCCTGGCGTCGATTGGCTCGAACGCCGACGGTATGGTGGCTGGTGCTCAGCTACACCTGCCTGGGGTACGTGGCCTACCTCTATCTGTCATGGTTCTACCTCTATCTCGTGAACGTGCGGGGGTTCGACGTGCTGCGCGGCGGTCTCCACGGCGCCGCGCCATTTCTGGCCATGCTGATCGGCTGTCCGGCCGGAGGGTGGGTCACCGACCGTTTAGCCGCCCGCTATGGTGTGACGGCCGGGCGGGGGATCGCGGGAATCGGCGGCATGGCGGCGGCCGGCTGCGCCATCATCGCCGGCGCCTTTGCCGTTTCTCCGTTGATCGCGATCGCAAGCCTCTCCGTCGGCGCCGGTTGTCTCTACTTCACGGTCGGCGCCTATTGGGCGTCCACGACCGACCTGTCAAAAGCCCACGCCGGTACCCTGTCCGGCCTCATGAATACCGGCGCGAACGTCGGCGGAGCCATCTCGCCGGTCCTCACACCCTGGATCGCCGGGCATTGGGGGTGGCCGATCTCCCTCGCCGCAGCCGGCTTCGTCGCCTTCACCGGCGCCGCGTTGTGGCTCAGGATCAAGCCCGGGGACGGACTGAGACATGTTCAATGTTGA